Proteins encoded within one genomic window of Candidatus Lokiarchaeota archaeon:
- a CDS encoding PHP domain-containing protein, protein MKRKLYPFDLHSHTLFSKDGLNKPQDMFKWMKKKKLKGMALTEHERASILKAVVHNGRFLLPACEFKSTDYGELIGLFINDHIENRTFVEIAEDIHDQAAFTVLPHPRDPFRKETALMQNLPDRIIEKHVDFIEGINSRCLLPLFNTWAQNLAKRLNKPMTAGSDAHSHLEIGHAKTWFERADTPEQVYEELKKGNTRVSGRVSFPWVHLPSMIWQRARKL, encoded by the coding sequence ATGAAAAGAAAGCTATATCCATTCGATCTGCATAGTCACACTCTGTTTTCCAAGGATGGACTGAACAAACCACAGGATATGTTCAAATGGATGAAGAAGAAGAAGCTGAAAGGAATGGCGTTGACTGAGCATGAGCGGGCTTCAATTCTCAAAGCTGTTGTTCACAACGGACGTTTCTTGCTGCCTGCGTGCGAGTTCAAATCTACTGACTATGGAGAATTGATTGGACTTTTCATAAATGACCACATTGAGAATCGGACGTTTGTTGAAATCGCCGAAGACATTCACGATCAAGCTGCTTTTACTGTGCTTCCTCATCCCAGAGATCCATTCCGAAAAGAAACTGCGTTAATGCAGAATCTCCCAGATAGAATCATTGAGAAGCATGTTGATTTCATTGAGGGCATAAATTCACGATGCCTTCTTCCGCTATTCAATACGTGGGCACAAAATTTGGCAAAACGGCTCAACAAACCGATGACTGCAGGGAGCGATGCTCATAGTCATCTAGAAATTGGGCACGCGAAGACCTGGTTTGAAAGAGCAGATACACCTGAACAGGTCTACGAGGAGTTGAAAAAAGGGAATACCAGAGTTTCTGGCCGGGTTTCTTTTCCATGGGTGCATCTCCCCTCAATGATCTGGCAGCGTGCAAGGAAGTTGTAA
- a CDS encoding flippase-like domain-containing protein, protein MTSEGNNETEEQESFISTRKLVAFVVVGVLVYLLIGFYANFDLVFDALLSIPWWWVLPTMMAMSFVNYAIRFVKWQYYLGLIDVNLSVKESFSIFLAGFTLTATPGKIGEAIKGYFCNEIDGTPIAKTVPVVISERITDMLAMIALAMGGFILAFNIGNQLFLLAGVGVLAIIGALVLNSETFYSKILRKLTSVGPLKRYQDSCDLIEDTLMKTLAPKPLLLSSLVSIPGWFMECMELWLLLSLFTGMGLPSLTVNSLILLASATFIHAGASTVGAVLIFLPGGLGGYEAFAIGMMTTLMLLPIAIASAATMLVRFVTLWFSVMVGFVAMAVVTRMTRD, encoded by the coding sequence ATGACTAGCGAAGGCAATAATGAAACGGAAGAACAAGAGAGTTTCATAAGCACGAGAAAGCTGGTTGCGTTTGTGGTTGTAGGTGTACTGGTTTACCTGCTAATTGGGTTTTATGCTAACTTCGACTTGGTTTTTGATGCACTTCTGAGTATCCCCTGGTGGTGGGTCCTTCCAACCATGATGGCAATGTCTTTTGTCAACTATGCTATCAGGTTTGTCAAATGGCAATACTATCTTGGTCTGATTGATGTGAATTTGTCTGTCAAAGAAAGCTTCAGCATATTCCTAGCAGGCTTCACGCTAACAGCCACTCCAGGAAAAATCGGCGAGGCAATCAAGGGATACTTCTGTAACGAAATAGATGGGACACCCATAGCCAAGACGGTTCCAGTGGTCATTTCCGAGCGAATAACTGATATGCTCGCTATGATAGCTCTGGCAATGGGAGGATTCATCCTAGCGTTCAATATTGGAAATCAGTTGTTCCTCCTAGCAGGGGTAGGAGTACTCGCAATTATCGGCGCCCTTGTTCTAAATAGCGAAACGTTCTATTCCAAAATCCTACGGAAACTCACTTCAGTTGGACCTTTGAAACGGTACCAAGATAGCTGCGACCTAATCGAGGATACACTGATGAAGACGCTGGCACCTAAGCCGCTTCTTCTCAGCTCACTGGTAAGTATCCCTGGATGGTTCATGGAATGCATGGAATTATGGCTTCTTCTCAGTCTGTTCACTGGCATGGGTCTTCCAAGCCTCACCGTCAATTCACTCATACTTCTGGCATCAGCAACGTTCATTCACGCTGGAGCATCCACAGTCGGAGCAGTTCTTATCTTCCTACCAGGAGGATTAGGCGGCTATGAAGCATTTGCTATCGGAATGATGACTACTTTGATGCTGCTACCAATCGCTATAGCCAGCGCAGCCACGATGCTCGTTCGCTTTGTAACATTATGGTTCAGCGTCATGGTGGGATTCGTTGCCATGGCAGTAGTAACCAGAATGACCAGAGACTAA